Proteins from a genomic interval of Phlebotomus papatasi isolate M1 chromosome 3, Ppap_2.1, whole genome shotgun sequence:
- the LOC129806628 gene encoding 3,4-dihydroxyphenylacetaldehyde synthase 2, translating into MDVNEFREFGRAAVDFVADYLENIRDKDVLPSVHPGYLHKLLPEVIPEQPENWREVMQDMQKFIVPGITHWQSPNFHAYFPTACSYPAVIGELLSSGFGIVGFNWLCSPACTELEVIVMDWLGKLLNLPEEFLNCHDGPGGGVIQGSASDSILIAVLAAREQSVRRVGEESPDMTESDIRGRLVAYSSDQSNSAVEKAGILAAMPMRLLTTDAKCALRGDTLRKAIEEDLAIGNIPSVCIATLGTTGTCAFDDIEEIGKVCKEYNVWLHIDAAYAGAAFCCPEYHHLMKGVELAESFNFNAHKWMMVNFDCCAMWLKNADLLVQAFNVDRIYLQHRFQGQSKAPDYRHWQISLGRRFRALKLWITLRTVGAEGIRKNIRHHIHLAQHFAALITADGRFEVIGEPSMGLVCFRLRGECSATQKLLDKITERKRIFMIHGNIHGKLVIRFAICGMDPQVKDIDFAFQEIQSAITDINFVPNEISDKIHDRFSKEITFLSSEERLQ; encoded by the exons ATGGATGTCAATGAGTTTCGCGAATTTGGAAGAGCTGCCGTAGATTTCGTGGCGGATTATCTCGAAAATATCCGTGATAA GGATGTCTTGCCGAGTGTTCATCCTGGATATTTGCACAAGCTCCTCCCGGAAGTGATACCAGAGCAGCCGGAAAATTGGCGAGAAGTCATGCAGGACATGCAGAAGTTCATTGTACCAGGAATTACTCACTGGCAATCGCCCAATTTTCACGCATATTTCCCAACAGCTTGTTCCTATCCGGCCGTCATTGGGGAGCTTCTGTCTTCCGGCTTCGGAATTGTAGGCTTCAACTGG CTCTGCAGTCCAGCATGCACGGAACTCGAGGTGATCGTGATGGATTGGCTGGGAAAGCTTCTGAATTTACCTGAGGAATTCCTCAATTGCCACGATGGTCCTGGCGGTGGAGTAATCCAGGGCTCTGCCAGTGATTCAATTCTGATTGCTGTTCTAGCTGCCAGGGAGCAGAGTGTCCGGCGTGTTGGAGAGGAGTCTCCGGACATGACTGAGAGTGATATCCGGGGACGTTTGGTGGCGTACAGCAGTGACCAGAGCAACAGTGCCGTGGAGAAGGCAGGAATCCTCGCAGCTATGCCAATGCGTCTCCTGACCACGGATGCCAAATGTGCTCTGCGGGGGGATACCCTCAGGAAGGCTATTGAGGAGGATCTTGCAATAGGGAATATCCCTTCGGTTTGCATTGCTACCCTAGGCACCACGGGAACTTGCGCTTTTGATGATATCGAAGAGATTGGTAAGGTGTGCAAGGAATACAACGTGTGGCTTCACATTGATGCTGCCTATGCTGGAGCTGCCTTCTGCTGCCCGGAATACCATCATCTGATGAAGGGAGTGGAACTGGCTGAATCCTTCAACTTTAACGCCCATAAATGGATGATGGTCAATTTCGATTGCTGCGCCATGTGGCTCAAGAATGCCGATCTCCTGGTCCAAGCTTTCAATGTAGATCGCATCTATCTGCAGCATCGCTTCCAG GGCCAGTCCAAAGCTCCAGATTACCGTCACTGGCAAATCTCTCTGGGCAGACGCTTCCGTGCTCTGAAGCTCTGGATAACGCTGCGAACTGTCGGAGCTGAAGGGATTCGCAAGAATATCAGGCATCATATTCACCTGGCTCAACATTTTGCAGCCCTTATCACAGCCGATGGGCGTTTTGAGGTGATTGGAGAGCCCTCAATGGGCCTCGTATGCTTCCGGCTCCGTGGCGAGTGCTCAGCCACTCAGAAGCTTCTAGACAAGATCACAGAACGCAAAAGGATCTTCATGATCCACGGCAACATTCATGGGAAGCTAGTGATCCGCTTTGCCATCTGCGGAATGGATCCTCAAGTCAAGGACATAGATTTCGCCTTCCAAGAGATCCAATCAGCTATCACTGATATCAACTTCGTGCCCAACGAAATCTCCGACAAAATCCACGATCGATTCTCCAAGGAGATCACCTTCCTGTCATCCGAAGAGAGGCTCCAGTGA
- the LOC129806629 gene encoding aromatic-L-amino-acid decarboxylase isoform X2, with protein sequence MEAPEFKEFAKEMVDYIANYLENIRERRVLPTVQPGYLRPLIPGEAPQKPESWQDVMADVERVVMPGVTHWHSPRFHAYFPTANSYPAIVADMLSGAIACIGFTWIASPACTELEVVMLDWLGKMLDLPAEFLACSGGKGGGVIQGTASEATLVALLGAKAKTMQRVKEEHPEWDEATIVSKLVGYCSLQAHSSVERAGLLGGVKLRSLKADGMNRLRGETVEAAIRDDLAAGLIPFYIVATLGTTSSCAFDCLDEIGPIGNRHNVWVHVDAAYAGSAFICPEYRYLMKGIETADSFNFNPHKWMLVNFDCSAMWLKDPRWVVDAFNVDPLYLKHDMQGSAPDYRHWQIPLGRRFRALKLWFVLRLYGIENLQAHIRRHCGFAKKFEALCRADDRFEIVGDVTMGLVCFRLKGSNELNDTLLKRINGRGKIHMVPSKINEVFFLRMAVCSRFTVSEDMDFTWKEVAEAADEVLSDKKMKNGHA encoded by the exons GCGCGTTCTGCCCACTGTTCAGCCGGGCTACTTACGGCCCCTGATCCCTGGCGAGGCTCCCCAGAAGCCAGAAAGCTGGCAGGACGTGATGGCGGATGTGGAACGAGTGGTGATGCCTGGAGTCACCCACTGGCACAGTCCGCGATTCCATGCTTACTTCCCCACCGCCAACTCCTACCCCGCGATTGTAGCTGATATGCTGAGCGGAGCTATCGCCTGCATTGGCTTCACTTGG atcGCCAGCCCTGCTTGCACAGAACTTGAGGTGGTGATGCTGGACTGGCTCGGCAAGATGCTGGATCTCCCCGCAGAATTCCTGGCATGCTCAGGAGGAAAAGGTGGCGGCGTGATTCAGGGCACAGCCAGTGAGGCTACACTCGTCGCTCTCCTGGGCGCCAAAGCCAAGACGATGCAGCGCGTCAAGGAGGAACATCCTGAATGGGATGAGGCGACAATTGTGTCAAAACTCGTGGGATACTGTTCAC TTCAGGCGCATTCGTCTGTGGAGCGCGCAGGATTGCTGGGAGGGGTTAAATTGCGCTCCCTGAAGGCTGATGGCATGAACAGACTCCGTGGGGAAACAGTAGAGGCGGCAATTCGGGATGACTTGGCGGCAGGATTGATACCTTTCTACATTGTCGCCACTCTTGGCACCACGAGTTCCTGTGCCTTCGACTGCCTGGATGAGATTGGTCCAATTGGGAATAGGCACAATGTTTGGGTGCATGTGGATGCTGCCTATGCAGGATCGGCTTTCATCTGCCCAGAGTACAGGTATCTCATGAAGGGAATCGAGACGGCGGACTCCTTCAATTTCAACCCTCACAAATGGATGCTGGTGAACTTCGACTGTTCAGCCATGTGGCTCAAGGATCCACGTTGGGTCGTGGATGCCTTCAATGTGGACCCACTCTATCTCAAGCATGACATGCAGGGATCAGCTCCTGACTACCGTCACTGGCAGATTCCACTGGGACGTCGATTCCGAGCCCTCAAACTCTGGTTTGTGCTGCGTCTGTACGGAATTGAGAATCTCCAGGCTCACATCCGTCGTCACTGTGGATTCGCCAAGAAATTCGAAGCTCTCTGCCGGGCAGATGATCGCTTTGAGATTGTGGGCGATGTGACCATGGGACTGGTCTGCTTCCGCCTCAAGGGATCCAATGAGCTCAATGACACCCTCCTGAAGCGCATCAATGGCCGTGGAAAAATTCACATGGTACCCTCGAAGATCAATGAAGTCTTCTTCCTCCGAATGGCCGTCTGCTCGCGCTTCACGGTGTCAGAGGACATGGACTTCACGTGGAAGGAAGTGGCAGAAGCCGCTGATGAGGTGCTCTCGGACAAGAAAATGAAGAACGGACATGCCTAA
- the LOC129806629 gene encoding aromatic-L-amino-acid decarboxylase isoform X1 — protein sequence MMEENRSIDMEAPEFKEFAKEMVDYIANYLENIRERRVLPTVQPGYLRPLIPGEAPQKPESWQDVMADVERVVMPGVTHWHSPRFHAYFPTANSYPAIVADMLSGAIACIGFTWIASPACTELEVVMLDWLGKMLDLPAEFLACSGGKGGGVIQGTASEATLVALLGAKAKTMQRVKEEHPEWDEATIVSKLVGYCSLQAHSSVERAGLLGGVKLRSLKADGMNRLRGETVEAAIRDDLAAGLIPFYIVATLGTTSSCAFDCLDEIGPIGNRHNVWVHVDAAYAGSAFICPEYRYLMKGIETADSFNFNPHKWMLVNFDCSAMWLKDPRWVVDAFNVDPLYLKHDMQGSAPDYRHWQIPLGRRFRALKLWFVLRLYGIENLQAHIRRHCGFAKKFEALCRADDRFEIVGDVTMGLVCFRLKGSNELNDTLLKRINGRGKIHMVPSKINEVFFLRMAVCSRFTVSEDMDFTWKEVAEAADEVLSDKKMKNGHA from the exons GCGCGTTCTGCCCACTGTTCAGCCGGGCTACTTACGGCCCCTGATCCCTGGCGAGGCTCCCCAGAAGCCAGAAAGCTGGCAGGACGTGATGGCGGATGTGGAACGAGTGGTGATGCCTGGAGTCACCCACTGGCACAGTCCGCGATTCCATGCTTACTTCCCCACCGCCAACTCCTACCCCGCGATTGTAGCTGATATGCTGAGCGGAGCTATCGCCTGCATTGGCTTCACTTGG atcGCCAGCCCTGCTTGCACAGAACTTGAGGTGGTGATGCTGGACTGGCTCGGCAAGATGCTGGATCTCCCCGCAGAATTCCTGGCATGCTCAGGAGGAAAAGGTGGCGGCGTGATTCAGGGCACAGCCAGTGAGGCTACACTCGTCGCTCTCCTGGGCGCCAAAGCCAAGACGATGCAGCGCGTCAAGGAGGAACATCCTGAATGGGATGAGGCGACAATTGTGTCAAAACTCGTGGGATACTGTTCAC TTCAGGCGCATTCGTCTGTGGAGCGCGCAGGATTGCTGGGAGGGGTTAAATTGCGCTCCCTGAAGGCTGATGGCATGAACAGACTCCGTGGGGAAACAGTAGAGGCGGCAATTCGGGATGACTTGGCGGCAGGATTGATACCTTTCTACATTGTCGCCACTCTTGGCACCACGAGTTCCTGTGCCTTCGACTGCCTGGATGAGATTGGTCCAATTGGGAATAGGCACAATGTTTGGGTGCATGTGGATGCTGCCTATGCAGGATCGGCTTTCATCTGCCCAGAGTACAGGTATCTCATGAAGGGAATCGAGACGGCGGACTCCTTCAATTTCAACCCTCACAAATGGATGCTGGTGAACTTCGACTGTTCAGCCATGTGGCTCAAGGATCCACGTTGGGTCGTGGATGCCTTCAATGTGGACCCACTCTATCTCAAGCATGACATGCAGGGATCAGCTCCTGACTACCGTCACTGGCAGATTCCACTGGGACGTCGATTCCGAGCCCTCAAACTCTGGTTTGTGCTGCGTCTGTACGGAATTGAGAATCTCCAGGCTCACATCCGTCGTCACTGTGGATTCGCCAAGAAATTCGAAGCTCTCTGCCGGGCAGATGATCGCTTTGAGATTGTGGGCGATGTGACCATGGGACTGGTCTGCTTCCGCCTCAAGGGATCCAATGAGCTCAATGACACCCTCCTGAAGCGCATCAATGGCCGTGGAAAAATTCACATGGTACCCTCGAAGATCAATGAAGTCTTCTTCCTCCGAATGGCCGTCTGCTCGCGCTTCACGGTGTCAGAGGACATGGACTTCACGTGGAAGGAAGTGGCAGAAGCCGCTGATGAGGTGCTCTCGGACAAGAAAATGAAGAACGGACATGCCTAA